From Glycine soja cultivar W05 chromosome 4, ASM419377v2, whole genome shotgun sequence, the proteins below share one genomic window:
- the LOC114409136 gene encoding casein kinase 1-like protein HD16, which yields MPELRSRPHISRLVDSANANPTTQPASPPAAGACRRKPAVAAAPTGRNRRLNNAIAVAADQILNAEDEGGAVRGTRARKLKQDQGVKENIKNKKVSVRVLEVEGMDEYDSGSRSADKAPGAEDEGTTPPIPEKVQVGGSPLYRVERKLGKGGFGQVYVGRLLGAANSSERTGAGAVEVALKFEHRSSKGCNYGPPYEWQVYNALGGSHGVPQAHYKGRQGDYYIMVMDILGPSLWDVWNNNNPHMMSTEMVACIAIEAISILEKMHSRGYVHGDVKPENFLLGLPGTLDEKKLFLVDLGLATRWRDSSTGLHVDYDQRPDVFRGTVRYASVHAHLGRTGSRRDDLESLAYTLVFLLRGRLPWQGYQGENKGFLVCKKKMATSPETLCCFCPQPFRQFVEYVVNLKFDEEPNYAKYISLFDGIVGPNPDIRPINTEGAQKLICQVGHKRGRLTIEEDDDEQPNKKVRMGMPATQWISVYNARRPMKQRYHYNVADVRLAQHIDKGNEDGLFISSVASCSNLWALIMDAGTGFTAQVYELSPHFLHKEWIMEQWEKNYYISAIAGVNNGSSLVVMSKGTQYLQQSYKVSDSFPFKWINKKWREGFYVTAMATAGSRWAIVMSRGAGFSDQVVELDFLYPSEGIHRRWDSGYRITSTAATWDQAAFVLSVPRRKPADETQETLRTSAFPGTHVKEKWAKNLYIASICYGRTVS from the exons ATGCCTGAGCTGCGTTCCCGGCCACACATAAGCCGCCTTGTAGACAGCGCAAACGCCAATCCGACCACTCAGCCAGCCTCGCCGCCGGCCGCCGGAGCCTGTCGAAGGAAGCCAGCCGTCGCCGCCGCTCCGACCGGGAGGAATCGCAGGCTGAACAACGCGATTGCCGTCGCCGCCGATCAAATCCTGAACGCCGAAGACGAAGGTGGTGCCGTTCGTGGAACCAGAGCGAGGAAGCTGAAACAAGATCAAGGAGTGAAggagaatattaaaaataagaaggtTTCAGTTAGGGTTTTGGAAGTGGAAGGCATGGATGAGTACGATAGTGGTAGCCGCAGTGCCGATAAGGCTCCCGGAGCTGAAGACGAAGGCACCACACCTCCTATTCCAGAGAAG GTTCAGGTTGGTGGTTCCCCATTGTACAGAGTTGAGAGAAAACTTGGGAAAGGAGGATTTGGGCAGGTTTATGTTGGTCGGCTGCTCGGAGCTGCGAATTCTAGTGAACGAACTGGTGCTGGGGCTGTTGAG GTAGCCTTAAAATTTGAGCATAGAAGCAGCAAAGGGTGCAATTATGGACCTCCATATGAGTGGCAGGTTTACAA TGCACTAGGTGGTAGTCATGGTGTTCCGCAAGCTCATTATAAGGGACGGCAAGGTGACTACTATATTATG GTCATGGATATACTTGGCCCTAGTCTGTGGGACGTTTGGAATAACAACAATCCTCACAT GATGTCTACTGAAATGGTTGCATGTATTGCAATCGAGGCTATCTCCATATTAGAGAAGATGCATTCTAGAGG ATATGTACACGGTGATGTAAAACCTGAGAACTTTTTGCTTGGACTCCCTGGAACTCTTGATGAAAAGAAGTTGTTTCTGGTTGATCTTGGATTAG CAACTCGGTGGCGTGATAGTTCGACTGGCCTTCATGTTGACTATGATCAACGTCCAGATGTTTTTAG GGGCACAGTTCGTTATGCTAGCGTGCATGCCCATCTTGGTAGAACAGGTAGCAGGAGAGATGACTTGGAATCTCTTGCTTACACTCTTGTCTTTCTTCTTCGTGGTCGGCTACCTTGGCAAGGATACCAG gGAGAAAATAAAGGGTTTCTTGTCtgcaagaaaaagatggccacTTCTCCAGAAACTTTGTGTTGCTTTTGTCCTCAACCATTTCGACAATTTGTTGAATATGTGGTGAATTTGAAGTTTGATGAAGAACCAAATTATGCAAAATATATATCCCTTTTCGATGGAATTGTGGGCCCAAATCCAGATATCAGGCCAATAAACACTGAAGGTGCTCAGAAG CTTATATGTCAGGTTGGACATAAGAGGGGGCGATTGAccatagaagaagatgatgatgaacaaCCAAATAAGAAGGTTCGAATGGGAATGCCTGCTACACAATGGATTAGTGTTTACAATGCTCGTCGACCAATGAAGCAAAG GTATCATTATAATGTTGCTGATGTGCGGCTGGCCCAACACATTGATAAAGGAAATGAAGATGGTTTATTTATCAGCAGTGTGGCTTCTTGTTCTAATCTTTGGGCACTCATTATGGATGCTGGCACTGGTTTCACCGCACAAGTTTATGAACTGTCTCCCCACTTCCTTCACAAG GAATGGATTATGGAACAGTGGGAGAAGAATTATTACATTAGTGCCATAGCTGGGGTTAATAATGGATCCTCATTGGTTGTAATGTCTAAAG GTACCCAGTACTTACAGCAATCCTATAAAGTCAGTGATTCGTTTCCATTTAAATGGATCAACAAAAAGTGGAGAGAAGGATTTTATGTCACTGCTATGGCCACTGCCGGCTCTAGATGGGCAATTGTTATGTCCCGTGGGGCTGGTTTTTCAGACCAG GTTGTGGAACTTGATTTCTTGTATCCCAGTGAAGGCATTCATCGAAGGTGGGATAGTGGTTATCGCATCACCTCAACTGCTGCAACATGGGACCAAGCTGCTTTTGTTCTTAGTGTCCCAAGAAGAAAACCAGCTGATGAAACTCAGGAGACACTCCGCACATCTGCTTTTCCTGGTACTCATGTCAAG GAAAAATGGGCTAAGAACCTCTATATCGCATCTATTTGTTATGGGAGAACAGTGTCATAA
- the LOC114409138 gene encoding protein SAWADEE HOMEODOMAIN HOMOLOG 1-like isoform X2, which translates to MEKLLREPTGGSLGKEFYQKLARSFNYSSGRAGKPIIKWTEIESWFQTRLQDSPQVPSSELMVPKCKEGETMQHPSELEFEARSSKDGAWYDVEAFLAHRFLSTGEAEVHVRFVGFGADEDEWINIKTSVRQRSIPLESTECSNLKMGDPVLCFQERRDQAIYYDAHIVEIQRRMHDIRGCRCLILIRYDHDNSEERVRLRRLCRRSRS; encoded by the exons ATGGAGAAATTGTTGAGGGAACCTACGGGGGGGTCATTGGGCAAGGAATTTTACCAAAAACTGGCTCGAAGTTTCAA CTATTCCTCTGGCCGTGCTGGCAAGCCTATCATAAAATGGACAGAG ATTGAGAGTTGGTTTCAGACTAGGCTCCAAGACTCACCACAAGTCCCTAGCAGTGAGTTGATGGTTCCTAAATGCAAGGAAG GAGAAACTATGCAACACCCATCAGAGTTGGAATTTGAAGCAAGATCATCAAAAGATGGAGCATG GTATGATGTTGAGGCATTTCTAGCTCATAGATTTCTTAGCACAGGGGAAGCT GAAGTCCATGTCAGATTTGTTGGATTTGGAGCTGATGAAGATGAGTGGATCAATATCAAAACTTCAGTACGCCAACGCTCCATTCCTTTGGAAAGCACAGAGTGTTCCAACCTGAAAATGGGAGACCCAGTCCTGTGCTTCCAG GAGAGGAGAGATCAAGCAATTTACTATGATGCTCACATTGTAGAGATCCAAAGGAGAATGCATGATATTAGAGGTTGCAGATGTCTCATCTTAATTCGTTATGATCATGACAACAGTGAG GAAAGAGTTCGCTTGAGGAGACTTTGCCGCAGATCAAGATCTTAA
- the LOC114409138 gene encoding protein SAWADEE HOMEODOMAIN HOMOLOG 1-like isoform X1, translating into MDRLRPRNRAVFSGFTNAEIEKMEKLLREPTGGSLGKEFYQKLARSFNYSSGRAGKPIIKWTEIESWFQTRLQDSPQVPSSELMVPKCKEGETMQHPSELEFEARSSKDGAWYDVEAFLAHRFLSTGEAEVHVRFVGFGADEDEWINIKTSVRQRSIPLESTECSNLKMGDPVLCFQERRDQAIYYDAHIVEIQRRMHDIRGCRCLILIRYDHDNSEERVRLRRLCRRSRS; encoded by the exons ATGGACCGCTTGCGTCCTAGGAATCGAGCGGTCTTTTCTGGATTTACAAATGCCGAg ATTGAGAAAATGGAGAAATTGTTGAGGGAACCTACGGGGGGGTCATTGGGCAAGGAATTTTACCAAAAACTGGCTCGAAGTTTCAA CTATTCCTCTGGCCGTGCTGGCAAGCCTATCATAAAATGGACAGAG ATTGAGAGTTGGTTTCAGACTAGGCTCCAAGACTCACCACAAGTCCCTAGCAGTGAGTTGATGGTTCCTAAATGCAAGGAAG GAGAAACTATGCAACACCCATCAGAGTTGGAATTTGAAGCAAGATCATCAAAAGATGGAGCATG GTATGATGTTGAGGCATTTCTAGCTCATAGATTTCTTAGCACAGGGGAAGCT GAAGTCCATGTCAGATTTGTTGGATTTGGAGCTGATGAAGATGAGTGGATCAATATCAAAACTTCAGTACGCCAACGCTCCATTCCTTTGGAAAGCACAGAGTGTTCCAACCTGAAAATGGGAGACCCAGTCCTGTGCTTCCAG GAGAGGAGAGATCAAGCAATTTACTATGATGCTCACATTGTAGAGATCCAAAGGAGAATGCATGATATTAGAGGTTGCAGATGTCTCATCTTAATTCGTTATGATCATGACAACAGTGAG GAAAGAGTTCGCTTGAGGAGACTTTGCCGCAGATCAAGATCTTAA